One region of Streptococcus parasanguinis genomic DNA includes:
- the adhE gene encoding bifunctional acetaldehyde-CoA/alcohol dehydrogenase, which translates to MADKKTLSPEEKKLAAEKHVDELVQKALVALEEMRKLDQEQVDYIVAKASVAALDAHGELALHAYEETGRGVFEDKATKNLFACEHVVNNMRHTKTVGVISEDDVTGLTLIAEPVGVVCGITPTTNPTSTAIFKALISLKTRNPIVFAFHPSAQESSAHAAQIVRDAAIAAGAPENCVQWITQPSMEATSALMNHEGVATILATGGNAMVKAAYSCGKPALGVGAGNVPAYVEKSANIRQAAHDIVMSKSFDNGMVCASEQAVIIDKEIYDEFVEEFKSYHTYFVNKKEKALLEEFCFGVKANSKNCAGAKLNADIVGKPAAWIAEQAGFSVPEGTNILAAECKEVGEKEPLTREKLSPVIAVLKSESREDGINKARQMVEFNGLGHSAAIHTADEELTKEFGKAVKAIRVICNSPSTFGGIGDVYNAFLPSLTLGCGSYGRNSVGDNVSAINLLNIKKVGRRRNNMQWMKLPSKTYFERDSIEYLQKCRDVERVMIVTDHAMVELGFLDRIIEQLDLRRNKVVYQIFADVEPDPDITTVERGTEIMRAFKPDTIIALGGGSPMDAAKVMWLFYEQPEVDFRDLVQKFMDIRKRAFKFPLLGKKTKFIAIPTTSGTGSEVTPFAVISDKANNRKYPIADYSLTPTVAIVDPALVLTVPGSVAADTGMDVLTHATEAYVSQMASDFTDGLALQAIKLVFENLESSVKNADFHSREKMHNASTIAGMAFANAFLGISHSMAHKIGAQFHTIHGRTNAILLPYVIRYNGTRPAKTATWPKYNYYRADEKYQDIARMLGLPCSTPEEAVEAYAKAVYELGERCGIEMNFKAQGIDEKEWKKHSRELAFLAYEDQCSPANPRLPMVDHMQEIIEDAYYGYKERPGRRK; encoded by the coding sequence ATGGCTGATAAAAAAACTCTCTCACCTGAAGAAAAGAAACTCGCTGCTGAAAAACACGTAGACGAGTTGGTGCAAAAAGCGCTGGTGGCGCTTGAAGAAATGCGCAAATTGGATCAGGAGCAAGTAGACTACATTGTGGCGAAAGCATCTGTGGCGGCTCTTGACGCTCACGGTGAGCTCGCTCTTCATGCCTATGAAGAAACTGGTCGTGGAGTCTTTGAAGACAAGGCGACGAAGAACTTGTTCGCTTGTGAACACGTAGTAAATAACATGCGTCACACGAAAACAGTTGGTGTCATTTCAGAAGATGATGTCACTGGTTTGACCCTGATTGCTGAGCCAGTCGGAGTTGTCTGCGGGATCACACCTACAACCAACCCAACTTCAACAGCAATCTTTAAAGCCTTGATTTCATTGAAAACACGGAACCCTATCGTCTTTGCCTTCCACCCATCTGCTCAAGAATCATCTGCTCATGCGGCACAAATCGTACGCGATGCGGCAATTGCAGCTGGAGCACCTGAGAACTGTGTGCAATGGATTACCCAACCTTCTATGGAAGCAACTAGTGCCCTTATGAACCATGAAGGAGTTGCGACCATCCTTGCGACCGGTGGTAACGCCATGGTAAAAGCCGCTTATTCTTGTGGAAAACCAGCTCTTGGGGTAGGTGCCGGAAACGTTCCTGCTTACGTTGAAAAATCAGCCAATATCCGCCAAGCAGCACACGATATCGTCATGTCTAAATCATTTGACAATGGTATGGTCTGTGCGTCTGAACAAGCGGTTATCATCGATAAAGAAATCTACGATGAGTTTGTTGAAGAATTCAAATCTTACCACACTTACTTCGTTAACAAAAAAGAAAAAGCCCTTCTTGAAGAGTTCTGCTTTGGTGTAAAAGCCAACAGCAAAAACTGTGCGGGTGCGAAATTGAATGCGGACATCGTTGGGAAACCAGCAGCATGGATCGCTGAACAAGCTGGCTTCTCTGTACCAGAAGGAACCAATATCCTTGCGGCAGAATGTAAAGAAGTTGGCGAAAAAGAACCGTTGACTCGTGAAAAATTGTCACCAGTCATCGCTGTCTTGAAATCTGAAAGCCGTGAAGACGGAATTAACAAAGCTCGCCAAATGGTTGAATTCAACGGTCTTGGTCACTCAGCAGCCATCCATACTGCTGATGAAGAATTGACCAAAGAATTTGGTAAAGCAGTTAAAGCTATTCGTGTGATCTGCAACTCTCCTTCGACTTTCGGTGGTATCGGGGATGTTTACAATGCCTTCTTGCCATCATTAACACTTGGATGTGGTTCTTACGGACGCAACTCTGTTGGGGACAACGTTAGTGCCATCAACCTCTTGAATATCAAAAAAGTCGGACGCCGGAGAAATAACATGCAATGGATGAAACTTCCTTCAAAAACATACTTTGAACGTGATTCAATTGAATACCTACAAAAATGTCGTGACGTTGAACGTGTCATGATCGTTACAGACCACGCTATGGTAGAGCTTGGTTTCCTTGATCGTATCATCGAACAGCTTGACCTTCGTCGCAACAAGGTGGTTTACCAAATCTTTGCAGACGTAGAACCAGATCCAGATATCACAACTGTTGAACGTGGTACAGAGATCATGCGTGCCTTCAAACCAGATACGATCATTGCTCTCGGTGGTGGATCACCAATGGATGCGGCCAAAGTAATGTGGCTCTTCTACGAACAACCAGAAGTGGACTTCCGTGACTTGGTACAAAAATTCATGGATATCCGTAAACGTGCCTTCAAGTTCCCATTGCTTGGTAAGAAGACTAAATTTATTGCGATCCCAACAACATCTGGTACAGGATCTGAAGTAACTCCATTTGCCGTTATCTCTGATAAAGCCAACAATCGTAAATACCCAATCGCAGACTACTCATTGACTCCAACAGTTGCCATCGTAGACCCTGCCTTGGTATTGACAGTTCCAGGATCTGTTGCAGCAGACACTGGTATGGACGTCTTGACGCACGCGACAGAAGCTTACGTATCACAAATGGCTAGCGATTTCACAGATGGTCTTGCTCTTCAAGCTATTAAACTTGTCTTTGAAAACTTGGAAAGCTCAGTCAAGAATGCGGACTTCCATTCACGCGAAAAGATGCACAATGCGTCAACCATCGCAGGTATGGCCTTCGCCAATGCCTTCCTCGGTATTTCTCACTCAATGGCCCACAAGATCGGTGCGCAATTCCACACCATCCACGGACGGACCAATGCCATCTTGCTTCCATACGTTATCCGCTACAACGGTACACGCCCAGCCAAGACAGCTACATGGCCTAAGTACAACTACTACCGTGCAGATGAAAAATACCAAGATATCGCTCGTATGCTAGGACTTCCATGCTCTACTCCAGAAGAAGCCGTTGAAGCTTACGCAAAAGCTGTATACGAACTCGGTGAACGCTGTGGTATCGAAATGAACTTCAAAGCACAAGGCATCGATGAAAAAGAATGGAAGAAACATTCTCGTGAATTGGCCTTCCTTGCTTATGAAGATCAATGTTCACCAGCTAACCCACGTCTTCCAATGGTAGACCATATGCAAGAAATCATCGAAGATGCTTACTATGGTTACAAGGAACGTCCAGGACGTCGTAAATAA
- a CDS encoding acyltransferase family protein encodes MRIKWFSLVRVTGLLLVLLYHFFQKAFPGGFIGVDIFFTFSGFLITALLIDEFARKQGIDYLAFLKRRFYRIVPPLVFMVLVVMPFTFMVQRDYVAGIGTQIAAVFGFVTNFFEMATGGSYESNFIPHLFLHTWSLALEVHYYVLWALLAWFLAKRAKTVGKYRGMLFLASSGLFLFTFLSMFIRAFLTANFSTIYFSSFTHIFPFFAGSCLATVTGIANVSPNFTKLVQSWSMKKTLSVLGGSFAFLFVLSLFLPFDSLWTYLFGFLAATIAACAMILSARILHEKTPDKKEPAILNFLADTSYGVYLFHWPFFIIFSQHLGNMMAALVTTIVSLILTALSFYILEPTIAGKEPRVFGMKMDLSFLTKPIFYLMIPLALLMIGISAFAPTVGAFDESLVVSGLNQADSKMQVTRTQVDNATATDYNVSNGVTMIGDSVNLRAQDYLTKAIPGIQIDAVVSRQLENGMKVFETDISNKVLLKNVVIALGTNTVSNYKELLDQYVEKLPKGRRLILVTPYDGRYANDQSSESVQTRLYELELAKKYDFITIADWYQVAIENPNIWVGTDSVHFNMETNGGELYAQTVKEALDKAEKGPVKK; translated from the coding sequence ATGCGCATTAAATGGTTTTCACTAGTCCGTGTTACAGGACTCTTATTGGTATTGCTTTACCATTTCTTCCAAAAAGCCTTTCCTGGAGGCTTCATTGGGGTAGATATTTTCTTCACCTTCTCAGGATTTTTGATTACAGCGCTCTTGATCGATGAATTTGCGCGCAAGCAAGGAATCGACTACCTGGCATTCTTGAAACGGCGCTTTTACCGGATCGTACCACCCCTTGTCTTTATGGTCTTGGTCGTGATGCCCTTTACCTTTATGGTCCAACGGGACTACGTGGCTGGTATTGGGACTCAGATTGCGGCGGTCTTCGGTTTTGTGACCAATTTCTTTGAGATGGCAACGGGTGGTAGTTACGAAAGCAACTTCATTCCACATCTCTTCCTTCATACCTGGAGTTTGGCTCTAGAAGTGCATTACTATGTGCTATGGGCACTTTTGGCATGGTTCTTGGCTAAGCGGGCTAAGACGGTTGGAAAGTACCGAGGCATGCTCTTCCTGGCATCCAGCGGGCTCTTTCTCTTCACCTTCTTGTCCATGTTCATCCGCGCCTTTCTGACAGCTAATTTCTCTACTATCTATTTTTCTAGCTTCACTCACATCTTCCCCTTCTTTGCGGGATCATGTCTAGCAACGGTAACAGGGATTGCTAATGTCAGCCCGAACTTTACAAAGTTGGTGCAGTCTTGGAGCATGAAAAAGACCTTATCGGTCTTGGGTGGAAGCTTTGCCTTCTTGTTTGTGCTCAGTCTTTTCTTGCCATTTGATAGCTTGTGGACCTATCTGTTTGGCTTTTTAGCAGCGACAATCGCAGCTTGTGCCATGATTCTGTCGGCCCGCATTCTCCATGAAAAGACGCCAGATAAAAAAGAACCAGCCATTCTCAATTTCTTGGCAGATACTAGTTATGGTGTCTATCTTTTCCACTGGCCTTTCTTTATCATCTTCTCTCAACATTTGGGAAATATGATGGCAGCCCTTGTGACGACGATCGTTTCCTTGATTCTAACGGCTCTGTCCTTCTATATTTTGGAGCCAACTATTGCAGGCAAGGAACCTCGTGTCTTCGGCATGAAGATGGATCTCAGTTTTTTGACCAAGCCGATCTTTTACCTCATGATTCCTCTGGCTCTCTTGATGATTGGAATCTCCGCCTTTGCACCAACCGTTGGAGCTTTTGATGAGAGTTTGGTAGTGAGTGGGCTCAATCAAGCAGACAGCAAAATGCAGGTCACACGGACGCAAGTGGATAATGCGACGGCAACAGACTATAACGTCTCAAATGGTGTGACCATGATCGGTGATTCCGTTAACTTGCGAGCGCAGGACTACCTGACTAAAGCCATCCCTGGCATCCAGATCGATGCAGTGGTGAGCCGTCAGTTGGAAAATGGAATGAAGGTCTTTGAGACCGATATCTCCAATAAAGTTCTCCTAAAAAATGTGGTCATTGCCCTAGGAACCAATACTGTAAGCAACTACAAAGAATTGCTGGATCAGTATGTTGAGAAACTTCCAAAAGGCCGTCGCTTGATCCTTGTGACACCATATGATGGGCGCTATGCCAACGATCAGTCCAGTGAATCGGTTCAAACGCGTCTTTATGAGTTGGAACTAGCTAAGAAATACGACTTTATCACGATTGCGGACTGGTACCAAGTAGCAATTGAAAATCCAAACATTTGGGTGGGAACAGACTCTGTTCACTTCAATATGGAAACCAATGGTGGGGAACTCTATGCTCAAACAGTCAAAGAAGCCCTTGATAAGGCCGAAAAAGGTCCGGTCAAGAAGTAA
- a CDS encoding PTS sugar transporter subunit IIA, whose protein sequence is MAKELVLVSHGRFCEELKASTEMIMGPQESIHTVALLPEEGPEDFTAKFEATVQGLEDYIVFADLLGGTPCNTVSRLILEGRAIDLYAGMNLPMVIEFINSSLTGNEGDYPERAKESIVKVNDLLSNLDDDEDE, encoded by the coding sequence ATGGCAAAAGAGTTAGTATTGGTCAGCCATGGTCGCTTTTGTGAAGAGCTCAAAGCGAGCACAGAGATGATTATGGGGCCACAAGAATCCATCCATACGGTTGCACTCTTACCAGAAGAAGGGCCAGAAGACTTTACCGCTAAATTTGAAGCAACAGTCCAAGGTCTAGAAGACTATATTGTATTTGCCGATCTCTTGGGAGGAACTCCTTGCAACACTGTGAGTCGCTTGATCCTTGAAGGACGTGCGATTGACTTATACGCAGGGATGAATCTTCCGATGGTCATCGAATTCATCAATAGTAGCCTGACTGGTAATGAAGGGGACTACCCTGAACGTGCAAAAGAAAGTATTGTCAAGGTCAATGACCTCTTGTCAAACCTTGATGATGATGAAGATGAGTAG
- the ruvB gene encoding Holliday junction branch migration DNA helicase RuvB, whose amino-acid sequence MSRILDNEIMGDEEAVERTLRPQYLHEYIGQDKVKDQLKIFIEAAKLRDEALDHVLLFGPPGLGKTTMAFVIANELGVNLKQTSGPVIEKAGDLVAILNDLEPGDVLFIDEIHRLPMSVEEVLYSAMEDFYIDIMIGAGESSRSVHLDLPPFTLIGATTRAGMLSNPLRARFGITGHMEYYEQDDLTEIVERTAEIFEMEITHEAAEELSLRSRGTPRIANRLLKRVRDFAQIMGDGLIDDTITDKALSMLDVDHEGLDYVDQKILRTMIEMYGGGPVGLGTLSVNIAEERETVEDMYEPYLIQKGFIMRTRTGRVATRKAYEHLGYPYNGD is encoded by the coding sequence ATGAGTAGAATTTTAGACAATGAAATCATGGGCGATGAAGAGGCCGTTGAACGGACGTTGCGCCCGCAATATTTACATGAATATATCGGTCAAGATAAGGTCAAGGACCAGCTGAAAATCTTTATTGAGGCGGCTAAGCTTCGGGATGAGGCGCTGGATCATGTCCTTCTTTTTGGCCCTCCGGGGCTTGGGAAAACCACCATGGCCTTTGTCATCGCTAATGAACTGGGCGTCAATCTCAAGCAGACTTCTGGTCCTGTCATTGAAAAGGCCGGTGACTTGGTAGCTATCCTCAATGATCTAGAACCGGGGGATGTCCTCTTTATCGATGAGATCCACCGTCTTCCTATGTCAGTCGAAGAAGTGCTTTACAGCGCCATGGAAGATTTTTACATCGACATTATGATTGGCGCTGGGGAGAGCAGCCGGAGTGTCCATCTGGACCTTCCTCCTTTCACTTTGATTGGGGCGACAACGCGAGCTGGTATGCTGTCCAATCCCTTGCGTGCTCGCTTTGGAATTACGGGGCACATGGAATACTATGAGCAAGATGATTTGACAGAGATTGTCGAGCGGACCGCCGAAATCTTTGAGATGGAAATTACCCACGAAGCTGCCGAAGAGCTTTCTCTTCGTAGTCGTGGGACCCCTCGGATTGCTAACCGGTTGCTCAAACGGGTGCGCGATTTTGCCCAGATTATGGGCGACGGCTTGATTGACGATACCATTACCGACAAGGCTCTCTCTATGCTAGATGTGGACCATGAAGGACTGGACTATGTCGATCAAAAGATCCTGCGTACCATGATTGAAATGTACGGCGGTGGCCCGGTCGGGCTTGGGACTCTATCGGTCAATATTGCTGAAGAGCGAGAGACTGTTGAGGACATGTATGAGCCTTACTTGATTCAAAAAGGCTTTATCATGCGGACCCGAACAGGGCGCGTGGCGACCCGCAAGGCCTATGAACACCTGGGATATCCCTACAATGGAGACTAA
- a CDS encoding low molecular weight protein-tyrosine-phosphatase: MKKIVFVCLGNICRSPMAEFVMKDLTDQYEIESRATSSWEHGNHIHQGTQKIFQQHQVPYDPAKTSLQIKEEDFYNFDLILGMDENNVADLKRMAPAGTEHKIHLFASESVPDPWYTGDFEETYSRVLSGCKAWLDQLATS, encoded by the coding sequence ATGAAAAAAATCGTCTTTGTCTGCTTAGGAAATATTTGTCGGAGCCCCATGGCGGAGTTTGTCATGAAGGACTTGACGGATCAGTATGAGATTGAAAGTCGGGCCACCTCGAGCTGGGAACATGGCAATCACATCCATCAGGGAACCCAGAAAATCTTTCAACAACACCAAGTCCCGTATGATCCAGCCAAGACATCCTTACAGATCAAGGAAGAGGATTTTTACAACTTTGATTTGATCCTAGGGATGGACGAAAACAATGTAGCAGATCTGAAGCGAATGGCTCCTGCAGGAACAGAACACAAGATTCATCTTTTTGCTTCTGAAAGTGTGCCAGATCCGTGGTATACCGGTGATTTTGAGGAGACCTACTCCAGAGTCCTGAGTGGCTGTAAGGCTTGGTTAGATCAGCTAGCAACTTCTTAA
- a CDS encoding PTS system mannose/fructose/sorbose family transporter subunit IID, protein MTNSNYKLTKEDFKQINKRSLFTFQLGWNYERMQASGYLYMLLPQLRKMYGDGTPELKEMMKLHTQFFNTSPFFHTIITGFDLALEEKDGVKSKDAVNGIKTGLMGPFAPLGDSIFGSLVPAIMGSIAATLAIAGNPAGIFLWIAVAVAYDIFRWKQLEFAYKEGVNLINNMQSTLTALIDAAAVLGIFMVGALIASMIGVEVSWTPHIGDKAIEIQDMLNLIFPRLVPAIITGVIYWLLGRKGMNSTKAILLIILAAIAFSAFGHFFFGMA, encoded by the coding sequence ATGACGAATTCTAATTACAAACTAACAAAAGAAGATTTTAAACAAATCAACAAACGTAGCCTCTTCACCTTCCAATTGGGTTGGAACTACGAACGGATGCAGGCTTCTGGTTACCTTTATATGCTTTTACCTCAGTTGCGTAAAATGTATGGTGATGGCACTCCAGAATTGAAAGAAATGATGAAATTGCATACGCAATTCTTCAATACTTCACCATTCTTCCACACCATTATCACTGGTTTTGACCTTGCTTTGGAAGAAAAAGATGGTGTCAAATCAAAAGATGCGGTGAACGGGATCAAGACAGGTCTCATGGGACCATTCGCTCCTCTTGGGGACTCAATCTTTGGATCATTGGTACCAGCTATTATGGGTTCAATCGCAGCAACTTTGGCTATTGCAGGAAACCCAGCCGGTATCTTCTTGTGGATCGCTGTGGCAGTTGCTTATGACATTTTCCGTTGGAAACAGTTGGAATTTGCCTATAAAGAAGGGGTTAACCTCATCAACAATATGCAAAGTACCTTGACAGCTTTGATCGACGCAGCTGCCGTTCTGGGTATCTTCATGGTTGGTGCCTTGATTGCCAGCATGATTGGTGTTGAAGTTTCTTGGACTCCACACATTGGGGACAAAGCGATTGAAATTCAAGATATGCTCAACCTTATCTTCCCACGTTTGGTACCAGCTATCATCACAGGTGTAATCTACTGGTTGCTTGGACGTAAGGGTATGAACTCTACAAAAGCTATCTTGCTCATCATCCTTGCAGCAATCGCATTCTCAGCATTTGGCCACTTCTTCTTTGGAATGGCATAA
- a CDS encoding MORN repeat-containing protein, with product MKEFYETYKVYLTRKNLEIAALVVIVLSALLVFLSAIPGQGVLTLDKGAIRYDGSLVRGKMNGKGTVTFKNGDTYTGNLVNGSFSGYGKFKSKDGWTYEGQFVNGQPEGKGTLTTEANVVYKGTFKQGIYQNAH from the coding sequence ATGAAAGAATTTTATGAGACTTATAAGGTCTATCTGACGCGAAAAAATTTAGAAATAGCAGCATTAGTCGTGATTGTTCTATCTGCTTTGCTGGTTTTCCTTTCAGCCATTCCAGGTCAGGGCGTCTTGACCTTGGATAAGGGGGCGATCCGTTACGACGGAAGTTTGGTCCGTGGCAAGATGAATGGCAAGGGAACCGTCACCTTTAAAAATGGGGATACCTATACAGGTAACCTCGTCAACGGCTCTTTTAGCGGCTATGGTAAGTTTAAGTCCAAGGATGGTTGGACCTATGAAGGGCAGTTTGTTAACGGCCAGCCGGAGGGCAAAGGCACCTTAACCACAGAAGCCAACGTCGTATACAAAGGAACATTCAAGCAGGGGATTTATCAAAATGCGCATTAA
- a CDS encoding nucleotidyltransferase family protein: MLTEEVIVEQIQADPEMMTVLAIIRDLDLADAWLAAGAVRNFIWNQLSGKPGFDATTDMDLVFYDPEISYEETLQIEQELKKTYPQYAWEVKNQVYMHQHSPGTAPYHSACDAVSKYPEQCTALAVRLRKEGQLELFLPYGTKDIEDFIVQPTPHFLASPERLAVYTERMKKKDWQSKWPPLEVRFPK, encoded by the coding sequence ATGCTGACGGAAGAAGTGATAGTAGAACAGATCCAAGCGGATCCGGAGATGATGACTGTCTTGGCCATTATTCGAGATCTCGACTTGGCAGATGCCTGGTTAGCAGCGGGCGCGGTGCGAAATTTCATCTGGAACCAGCTCTCTGGAAAACCAGGGTTTGATGCGACGACCGATATGGATCTGGTCTTTTATGACCCTGAGATCAGCTATGAGGAGACTCTCCAGATCGAGCAGGAATTAAAGAAGACCTATCCCCAGTACGCTTGGGAAGTGAAAAATCAAGTCTACATGCACCAGCATAGCCCGGGGACGGCTCCATATCATAGTGCCTGTGATGCGGTTTCCAAATACCCCGAGCAGTGTACGGCTCTTGCGGTTCGCTTAAGGAAAGAGGGTCAGCTAGAGCTCTTTCTCCCTTATGGGACAAAGGATATCGAAGACTTCATCGTTCAGCCGACTCCACATTTTTTAGCCAGCCCCGAGCGTTTAGCGGTTTATACAGAGCGGATGAAAAAGAAGGATTGGCAGAGTAAATGGCCTCCATTAGAGGTTCGTTTTCCAAAATAG
- a CDS encoding aldose epimerase family protein has product MKQYQESVFGEWQNQEVRAYRLENDKGYQLSVMTYGATILEYVTPDKEDQFTNIILGFDRFEDYVGNSPKYGASIGPVAGRIAGASFELNGETYHLEANNGANCNHSGPTGWDSALFSVESVTDQEITLYTERADGTGGFPGNLKIWVTYGLTEDGELEIAYRVETDQDTLVNPTNHSYFNLSGNFTQPINDHVFQINHQGLYPIHPDGVPLQTVDRESPVVQHLYQAMLLEDLFKDSDPQIRLVEGLDHPFALPEGHENAGFLYHQPSGRFLTFRSEAPALVVYSANFVDETVHLQGQPMVQHNGLALEFQTVPDAIHSDQAEKVILRAGQVFTSKTSYHAIAKK; this is encoded by the coding sequence GTGAAACAGTATCAAGAAAGCGTGTTTGGGGAATGGCAAAATCAAGAGGTTCGGGCTTATCGCCTCGAAAATGACAAGGGCTACCAATTATCTGTCATGACCTATGGGGCGACGATCTTAGAATATGTGACACCGGATAAAGAAGACCAGTTTACGAATATTATTCTAGGCTTTGATCGCTTTGAGGACTATGTGGGCAATAGCCCTAAATATGGGGCTAGTATTGGACCGGTAGCAGGTCGGATTGCAGGAGCTAGCTTTGAACTCAATGGAGAGACCTATCACTTGGAGGCCAATAACGGTGCCAACTGCAACCACAGTGGACCGACGGGTTGGGACAGCGCTTTGTTTAGCGTGGAGTCGGTAACGGATCAGGAAATTACCCTATACACAGAACGTGCAGATGGAACCGGTGGTTTCCCTGGAAATCTCAAGATCTGGGTAACCTATGGTTTGACTGAAGATGGTGAACTCGAGATTGCTTATCGGGTAGAAACGGATCAAGATACCTTGGTCAACCCGACTAACCACAGCTATTTCAACCTATCTGGGAACTTCACCCAGCCGATCAATGACCATGTCTTTCAGATCAACCATCAAGGGCTTTACCCTATCCATCCAGACGGTGTTCCTCTTCAGACCGTGGATAGAGAAAGTCCGGTTGTCCAGCATCTCTACCAAGCTATGCTCTTGGAGGATCTTTTTAAGGACTCTGATCCGCAAATCCGTCTGGTAGAAGGATTAGACCATCCATTTGCTCTTCCAGAAGGGCATGAAAATGCCGGCTTTCTTTACCATCAGCCATCTGGACGTTTTTTGACCTTCAGGTCAGAAGCCCCAGCCTTGGTGGTATATTCAGCCAATTTCGTAGACGAAACTGTTCATCTGCAAGGCCAACCAATGGTTCAGCACAATGGCTTGGCTCTAGAATTCCAAACAGTGCCAGATGCCATTCACAGTGACCAGGCTGAAAAGGTCATCTTGAGAGCAGGTCAAGTCTTCACCAGCAAGACTAGCTACCATGCCATCGCTAAGAAATAA
- a CDS encoding SIS domain-containing protein, producing MLDYTKEDLQELGAEITTREIYQQPRVWKETARLYQERKAEIKAFLEKIGQEHDYIKVILTGAGTSAYVGDTLVPYLQEVHDERHWNFQSIATTDIVAHPQTYLKKEVPTVLVSFARSGNSPESVATVQLAQDLVDELYQITITCAEEGKLAQQAHGDERNLLLLQPKETNDAGFAMTSSFTSMLLTALLVFDPSEEEIKEKRVEELVHLSEQILEKDRAVKEVVDLDFERVIYLGAGPFFGLAHEAQLKILELTAGKIATMYESPVGFRHGPKSLINDQTLVLVFGSIDSYTRQYDLDLVREVAGDQIARQVVLLADQAAGIEHVREVLVEASADSLDIYRAFPYIIYGQLISLLTSLKVQNRPDTPSPTGTVNRVVQGVIIHPFHKE from the coding sequence ATGTTAGACTATACAAAAGAAGACTTGCAGGAGCTAGGAGCAGAGATCACAACACGTGAGATTTACCAACAACCAAGGGTTTGGAAAGAAACGGCTCGCTTGTACCAAGAAAGAAAAGCGGAAATAAAAGCTTTCTTAGAAAAGATTGGACAAGAGCATGACTATATCAAGGTCATCTTGACAGGGGCAGGGACCTCAGCCTATGTGGGGGATACCTTGGTTCCTTACTTGCAGGAAGTGCATGATGAACGCCACTGGAATTTCCAATCCATTGCGACGACGGATATCGTAGCTCATCCTCAAACCTATTTGAAAAAAGAGGTTCCGACGGTTTTAGTATCCTTTGCCCGGAGTGGTAATTCGCCAGAAAGTGTCGCCACCGTGCAGTTGGCCCAAGATCTGGTTGATGAACTCTATCAGATCACTATTACCTGTGCCGAAGAAGGAAAACTGGCCCAGCAAGCCCACGGGGATGAGCGCAATCTCTTGCTTCTCCAACCTAAAGAAACCAATGATGCCGGCTTTGCCATGACATCCAGCTTCACCTCCATGCTCTTGACAGCTCTCTTGGTCTTTGATCCAAGCGAGGAAGAGATCAAGGAAAAACGAGTAGAAGAGCTGGTTCATCTATCTGAGCAAATCTTGGAGAAGGACCGTGCGGTCAAGGAAGTGGTCGATCTAGACTTTGAGCGCGTGATCTATCTGGGAGCAGGACCTTTCTTTGGCCTAGCCCATGAAGCCCAGCTCAAGATTTTGGAATTAACAGCAGGAAAAATTGCAACCATGTATGAAAGTCCTGTCGGATTCCGTCACGGTCCGAAATCCCTCATCAATGACCAGACTCTGGTCCTGGTATTTGGCTCCATTGATTCTTATACCCGTCAGTATGATCTGGACTTGGTTCGCGAAGTTGCAGGAGATCAAATTGCCCGTCAGGTCGTTCTCTTGGCTGATCAAGCTGCAGGGATCGAGCATGTACGGGAAGTGTTGGTGGAAGCATCAGCAGACTCATTAGATATCTACCGTGCCTTCCCTTACATTATCTATGGTCAATTGATTTCTCTTTTGACTTCGCTCAAGGTGCAAAATCGCCCAGACACACCTTCACCGACTGGTACCGTCAATCGGGTTGTTCAAGGGGTGATCATTCATCCATTTCATAAAGAATAG